The following coding sequences lie in one Photobacterium sp. CCB-ST2H9 genomic window:
- the ugpE gene encoding sn-glycerol-3-phosphate ABC transporter permease UgpE, with product MAFMLVPVWLIFASSTHDPNTIISDGLQWLPGDRFLSVYQEAWQSSIGFSQDVNASTMIMNSMIMGLGFAIGKIIISMLAAYALVFFRLPYASLWFGLIFITLLLPLEVRIIPSYEVVANLGILNSYTGLILPLIASATATFFFRQFFKTIPDELLEAAQLDNAGPWRFLVDILLPLSKTMMAAIFIIMFVVGWNQYLWPIMITTDEAYNTIVMGIKQILSNITESRQPRYDYAFAMAILAMLPPVLVVVIFQRWFVKGLVESEK from the coding sequence ATGGCGTTCATGCTGGTGCCGGTCTGGCTAATCTTCGCCAGTTCAACCCACGATCCGAACACCATCATCAGTGATGGTCTGCAATGGCTGCCGGGAGACCGCTTTCTCTCTGTCTATCAGGAAGCCTGGCAAAGCAGTATCGGATTCAGCCAGGACGTCAATGCCAGCACCATGATTATGAACTCCATGATCATGGGACTGGGGTTTGCCATCGGTAAAATTATCATCTCCATGCTGGCAGCCTACGCACTGGTTTTTTTCCGGCTGCCTTATGCCAGCCTCTGGTTCGGGCTGATCTTCATCACCCTGTTACTGCCGCTGGAAGTCCGGATTATTCCGTCTTATGAAGTGGTGGCGAACCTTGGCATACTGAACTCCTATACCGGACTGATTCTGCCGCTGATTGCTTCTGCAACCGCAACATTTTTCTTCCGTCAGTTTTTCAAAACAATCCCGGATGAACTGCTGGAAGCCGCCCAGCTCGACAATGCCGGTCCCTGGCGTTTTCTGGTAGACATTCTGCTGCCCCTGTCTAAAACCATGATGGCAGCCATTTTCATCATCATGTTTGTGGTGGGCTGGAACCAGTATCTGTGGCCGATCATGATCACCACGGATGAGGCCTACAACACCATCGTCATGGGGATCAAACAGATCCTGAGCAACATTACCGAGTCCCGCCAGCCGCGTTACGACTACGCCTTCGCCATGGCCATCCTTGCCATGCTGCCCCCGGTACTGGTGGTTGTCATTTTCCAGCGCTGGTTCGTCAAAGGGCTGGTGGAATCCGAGAAATAA
- a CDS encoding ABC transporter permease subunit: MERRQQFHHSGVPYLMLAPQIMIITIFFFYPAAQAVYLSFMLEDPWGLSSTFIGFENYQMLFSSSEYLKSIGFTLLFSFTVALLSLALALLLAVKANNIRRGQSGYKVTLTWVYAVAPAVAGIMGSFLFNPHFGTFTDMFAIFGWDFSYQTSAFDATFALIIVSVWKQVSVNFVYFLAGLQSISHSVREAAELDCPSDRRRFWTITFPLLAPTGFFLLVINLTYAFFDTFGIIDTMTSGGPGGSTTTMVYKVFQDGFIGADLGGSSAQSVVLLLLVLALTYFQFRVIERKVHY; this comes from the coding sequence GTGGAACGCCGACAACAATTCCATCACTCGGGTGTGCCGTATCTGATGCTGGCTCCCCAGATCATGATCATTACCATCTTCTTTTTCTATCCGGCTGCGCAGGCGGTATATCTGTCGTTCATGCTGGAAGATCCCTGGGGACTGTCCAGTACCTTCATCGGGTTCGAAAACTACCAGATGCTGTTCAGCTCATCGGAATACCTGAAATCCATCGGATTTACGCTGCTGTTTTCATTCACCGTTGCCCTGCTGTCACTGGCCCTGGCACTCTTGCTGGCCGTGAAAGCCAACAACATCCGACGCGGGCAGAGCGGTTACAAAGTGACACTGACCTGGGTTTACGCAGTCGCTCCCGCAGTCGCCGGTATCATGGGTAGTTTTCTGTTTAACCCGCACTTCGGCACCTTTACCGACATGTTCGCAATTTTTGGCTGGGATTTCAGTTACCAGACCAGTGCATTTGATGCCACCTTCGCCTTGATCATTGTTTCGGTCTGGAAGCAGGTATCCGTGAATTTCGTCTACTTTCTGGCGGGCCTGCAGTCAATCTCGCATTCCGTCCGCGAGGCTGCGGAGCTGGACTGCCCGTCCGACCGGCGCCGGTTCTGGACCATTACGTTCCCATTGCTGGCACCCACCGGTTTCTTCCTGCTGGTGATCAATCTGACTTATGCCTTCTTCGACACCTTCGGCATCATCGACACCATGACCTCAGGCGGCCCAGGTGGCAGTACCACCACCATGGTCTACAAAGTCTTTCAGGATGGTTTCATCGGCGCCGACTTAGGCGGCAGCTCAGCCCAGTCCGTCGTCCTGTTGCTGCTGGTGTTAGCACTGACTTACTTCCAGTTCCGTGTCATAGAACGAAAGGTACATTACTGA
- the ugpB gene encoding sn-glycerol-3-phosphate ABC transporter substrate-binding protein UgpB, with the protein MNKLKTVRALVMAVAGASFAGSAWATTEITWWHAMGGELGETVNHLAKEYNASQDEYKIVPVYKGTYVETLTAGIAAFRAGEAPNILQVADVGAATIMNAPGVAKPVQDILVSAGYDFNSKDYIAGVRNFYADNQGKMIGMPFNSSTPVLYYNKDILNKVGVQPPKTYEDLEKVAARLKDKGYAGFSQSLTPWIMFENFKSRHNLPLADRNNGYEGPATKLMFNTPDMRMHFHKLKEWEDKGYYKYYGSDWDANQTPFERQEVAMWMGSSGSFGGLRNRVKFNLGTTYLPYWDSLNHNAGRTFIGGAALFALNGHSKAEEKGVASFFHYLTKADTQVFWHEATGYVPVTEAAYEQAKASGYYKKQPDAEIGVKQLSLPGGDWTRGYRLGFYPQIQQIMHREFDNIFAGTSTVEDSFDKVEKESQVLLKRFARTVK; encoded by the coding sequence ATGAATAAGTTAAAGACTGTGCGCGCACTGGTCATGGCCGTTGCAGGTGCCAGTTTTGCCGGCTCAGCATGGGCAACGACCGAAATTACCTGGTGGCATGCCATGGGCGGAGAACTTGGCGAGACCGTGAACCATCTGGCGAAGGAGTACAATGCCTCACAGGATGAATACAAAATCGTACCGGTTTACAAAGGTACTTACGTTGAAACCCTGACTGCAGGGATCGCCGCCTTCCGCGCCGGAGAAGCGCCGAATATCCTGCAGGTCGCAGATGTGGGTGCCGCCACCATCATGAACGCGCCGGGCGTCGCCAAACCCGTCCAGGATATTCTTGTCAGTGCCGGATACGACTTTAACAGCAAGGATTACATCGCCGGGGTACGCAACTTTTACGCCGATAATCAGGGCAAGATGATTGGCATGCCTTTCAACAGCTCGACCCCGGTGCTGTACTACAACAAAGACATTCTGAATAAAGTCGGCGTTCAGCCGCCCAAGACCTATGAAGATCTGGAAAAGGTTGCTGCCAGGCTGAAAGACAAAGGCTATGCCGGTTTCTCTCAGTCGCTGACCCCCTGGATTATGTTTGAAAACTTCAAGTCCCGTCATAACCTGCCGCTGGCCGACAGAAACAACGGCTATGAAGGTCCGGCGACCAAGCTGATGTTCAACACGCCGGACATGCGCATGCATTTCCACAAACTCAAAGAGTGGGAAGACAAAGGCTATTACAAATATTACGGTTCAGACTGGGATGCTAACCAGACCCCGTTTGAGCGCCAGGAAGTGGCCATGTGGATGGGTTCTTCCGGTTCTTTCGGCGGCCTGCGTAACCGCGTGAAGTTCAACCTGGGAACTACCTATCTGCCCTACTGGGATTCCCTCAATCACAATGCCGGCCGTACTTTCATTGGCGGTGCCGCCCTGTTCGCCCTGAACGGACACAGCAAAGCGGAAGAAAAAGGCGTCGCCAGCTTCTTCCATTATCTGACCAAAGCCGACACTCAGGTGTTCTGGCACGAAGCGACAGGCTATGTACCGGTCACTGAAGCCGCTTACGAGCAGGCCAAAGCATCGGGCTATTACAAGAAGCAGCCGGATGCCGAAATCGGCGTGAAACAGCTCAGCCTGCCTGGTGGCGACTGGACCAGAGGCTACCGTTTAGGTTTCTACCCGCAGATTCAGCAAATCATGCACCGCGAGTTCGACAACATTTTCGCGGGCACCAGCACCGTCGAAGACAGTTTCGACAAAGTTGAAAAAGAAAGTCAGGTGCTGCTGAAACGTTTTGCCCGCACCGTGAAATAA
- a CDS encoding sensor domain-containing diguanylate cyclase — MKLLKLNLESFFDQVGSLAGLKDSWLEVFSLHVSFPVIWLVLAVLVLASLGLSVISLVWKQRYRRSRIHRELARANQRMSLATSVAGIGVWEWDVSNDTLQWSPYLYDLYGIRVGSRLSLKDWIIRLKDGDDEKVFRLKQLAGKNKQQTLLIDMIDPIDGQPRVLELVVQGLINDASRLIGTQRDISDVIERQRKMEQAALQDKLTGLPNTRALNRVLKAAFSAPDMSNKVFGLMFIDLDGFKQVNDTLGHDVGDALLLHASKRMRGCLRVEDEVFRLGGDEFVVWVPLGEYAVKINQISKEKIFEDEPDRRAPLILPWGDHDEELTYRMEAIAEKLLHTLTEPFNFGENQCRVSASIGIARYPFNAKDAQTLLKLADSAMYQAKRKGKRQFAHYDPQLDEISQSADRLNLVVDLQAKRAVGLK, encoded by the coding sequence ATGAAGTTGTTGAAGTTGAATCTGGAATCCTTCTTTGATCAGGTTGGCAGCCTTGCTGGCCTCAAGGATTCATGGCTGGAGGTGTTCTCACTTCACGTATCATTCCCTGTCATCTGGCTGGTCCTGGCCGTGCTGGTTCTGGCGTCTTTGGGCTTGTCTGTGATCAGTCTCGTCTGGAAACAAAGATACCGTCGTTCCCGTATTCATCGTGAGCTTGCGCGTGCCAACCAGAGAATGAGTCTGGCGACGTCTGTGGCCGGGATTGGCGTCTGGGAGTGGGATGTCAGCAATGACACGCTTCAGTGGAGTCCCTATCTTTATGATCTTTACGGCATTCGTGTCGGCAGCCGGTTGTCGCTGAAAGACTGGATTATCCGGCTGAAAGACGGCGACGATGAGAAAGTCTTCCGGCTCAAGCAGCTGGCCGGCAAAAATAAACAGCAGACTTTACTCATTGATATGATCGATCCGATAGACGGTCAGCCCCGAGTACTGGAGCTGGTGGTACAGGGACTCATCAATGATGCATCCCGCTTAATCGGAACGCAGCGCGATATTTCTGATGTGATCGAACGACAGCGCAAAATGGAACAGGCTGCGCTGCAGGATAAACTGACGGGTTTACCAAATACTCGTGCTCTGAACCGGGTGCTGAAAGCGGCTTTTTCTGCCCCGGACATGAGCAACAAAGTTTTTGGCCTGATGTTTATCGATCTCGATGGCTTCAAACAGGTCAACGACACGCTGGGGCACGATGTGGGCGATGCCTTGCTGCTTCATGCGTCAAAACGAATGCGGGGTTGTTTGCGGGTTGAAGACGAAGTCTTCCGGCTGGGCGGTGATGAGTTTGTGGTTTGGGTGCCGCTGGGCGAGTACGCAGTCAAAATCAATCAGATCAGCAAAGAGAAGATTTTTGAGGATGAGCCGGACAGACGGGCGCCCCTGATTCTCCCCTGGGGAGATCACGATGAAGAGCTGACTTACCGGATGGAGGCCATTGCAGAGAAACTGCTGCATACGCTGACAGAACCCTTCAACTTCGGAGAAAACCAGTGTCGGGTGTCGGCCAGTATCGGGATTGCCCGTTATCCGTTTAACGCGAAAGATGCACAGACTTTACTGAAGCTGGCCGATTCGGCGATGTATCAGGCGAAACGTAAAGGAAAGCGCCAGTTTGCCCATTATGATCCCCAGTTGGACGAGATCAGTCAGAGTGCAGACAGACTGAACTTGGTGGTCGATCTGCAGGCGAAACGGGCCGTTGGACTCAAATGA
- a CDS encoding Flp family type IVb pilin, producing MKYMTLGWIHVSNFIHRLIHEEKGASAIEYVLIAAVVAGAIIALDLPGVISQAGTKLSTTVSSASQ from the coding sequence ATGAAATATATGACTTTGGGTTGGATTCATGTCAGTAACTTTATTCATCGGCTGATTCATGAAGAAAAAGGGGCATCTGCAATCGAATATGTATTAATTGCTGCGGTGGTTGCTGGGGCCATAATAGCACTAGATTTACCAGGGGTAATATCTCAAGCCGGTACTAAATTATCTACAACTGTGAGTAGTGCTAGTCAGTAG
- a CDS encoding prepilin peptidase, protein MQDLKEHRVHNFLVVLFIFGVLFFLLSKVDIQLADWRITNLVSFFFVCFLTFPFFYKGLFGAADVKILLALSVISSFDVMLNILLYSFLCFAVFWWLFARDQKEAPFVPSLLVGVVVSLWIV, encoded by the coding sequence GTGCAAGATTTAAAGGAGCATCGTGTTCATAATTTCTTGGTTGTTTTATTCATTTTTGGCGTTTTGTTTTTTTTACTGAGCAAGGTTGATATTCAACTCGCAGATTGGAGAATAACGAACTTAGTTTCATTTTTTTTCGTGTGCTTCCTGACTTTTCCTTTCTTTTATAAAGGACTGTTCGGTGCCGCAGATGTGAAAATATTACTGGCTTTATCCGTGATCAGCTCGTTTGATGTTATGCTGAACATCCTGCTTTATAGTTTTCTCTGCTTCGCTGTATTCTGGTGGCTGTTTGCACGGGACCAGAAAGAAGCCCCCTTTGTACCAAGTTTATTGGTTGGAGTGGTGGTGTCGCTATGGATTGTGTAA
- a CDS encoding TadE/TadG family type IV pilus assembly protein — protein sequence MDCVKNRARKTKQHQQGAAALEAILLTPLILMILYAIAQYSLIFVSVQMFNYAAEESLRSSISYVDSNCYYGGSCDTATLKSQIEQSAKEVVQRYTDADSGLGQLFGQSLDTTWAENDTTVSLFNVDVTEPGNVCCKVTITYNYKKYPFLPSFGLPVPDELKSTATLSL from the coding sequence ATGGATTGTGTAAAGAACAGAGCCAGAAAAACAAAGCAACATCAACAAGGTGCCGCAGCATTAGAAGCGATTCTGCTGACACCTTTAATCCTCATGATTCTTTATGCCATTGCACAATACAGCCTGATATTTGTTTCGGTTCAGATGTTTAATTACGCAGCGGAAGAATCACTGAGAAGCAGTATTTCTTATGTCGACTCAAACTGCTACTACGGCGGGTCCTGTGATACTGCAACCCTGAAGTCACAAATAGAACAGTCTGCGAAAGAAGTGGTTCAACGCTATACCGATGCGGATTCTGGATTAGGTCAATTATTTGGTCAAAGTCTGGATACGACCTGGGCTGAAAATGATACGACTGTTTCATTATTCAATGTGGATGTAACCGAGCCGGGAAATGTTTGCTGTAAAGTCACCATCACCTATAACTATAAAAAATATCCTTTCTTACCGTCTTTTGGCCTGCCAGTTCCGGATGAGCTGAAATCAACGGCAACACTGAGCCTGTAA
- the cpaB gene encoding Flp pilus assembly protein CpaB encodes MQGRTLKIAAAVLLVLALLIGWYGVSLSGRSSTQTAASVTKVDKPAVTVWTFARDVPQNAVLHEDMLVATAVTDATALDIREITPFLGRQLKLPVVQGARLQSALLQGHLPVAQSLPQGYRAIAIQASELTAVGGHLHPGYRVDVIFLLRANKESGINSTARRILSNVEVLAVGDELSFDGKKPDKKTSVNDKARTVVLAVPASDTPQLLLAENTGQLRLAVVGTQDQAIPVVASETSESQIAHSPVPVLGPKVSVSSQKTASITPVIPTALFTAPSHSTVREVETGKPDDSYVISLKTLGGYREAEVEVKKPAPVKYRYAAPRVEIYQGENRTLVRTSH; translated from the coding sequence ATGCAAGGACGCACATTAAAAATTGCTGCCGCCGTGTTGTTAGTGCTGGCATTACTCATTGGATGGTATGGCGTCAGTCTGAGCGGTCGTTCTTCGACCCAGACCGCTGCTTCGGTAACGAAGGTCGACAAACCTGCGGTCACGGTGTGGACTTTTGCCCGGGATGTTCCGCAGAACGCAGTCCTGCACGAGGACATGCTGGTTGCAACGGCGGTGACGGATGCAACGGCACTGGACATTCGTGAGATCACCCCGTTTCTCGGCCGGCAGCTGAAACTGCCTGTTGTTCAAGGCGCCCGTCTCCAGTCAGCTTTATTGCAGGGGCACCTGCCGGTTGCCCAGTCTCTGCCGCAGGGGTATCGCGCGATTGCCATTCAGGCAAGTGAGCTGACTGCTGTTGGCGGCCATCTTCATCCGGGTTACCGGGTGGATGTGATTTTTTTGCTGCGCGCGAATAAAGAGTCCGGAATCAACAGTACCGCACGCCGGATCCTCAGCAACGTTGAAGTGCTGGCAGTCGGAGATGAGCTGAGTTTTGACGGGAAAAAGCCCGACAAAAAAACTTCCGTGAATGATAAGGCCAGAACTGTCGTTCTAGCCGTCCCTGCTAGCGATACACCGCAGTTACTGCTGGCAGAAAATACAGGTCAGCTGCGTCTTGCTGTGGTCGGTACCCAGGATCAGGCCATCCCTGTCGTGGCATCAGAAACTTCTGAAAGCCAGATTGCACACTCCCCGGTTCCTGTGCTGGGACCCAAAGTCAGTGTCTCTTCTCAGAAAACAGCCAGTATCACACCCGTGATTCCCACTGCGCTATTCACCGCGCCCAGCCATTCGACAGTCCGGGAAGTTGAAACCGGGAAACCGGATGACAGCTATGTTATTTCGCTGAAAACATTGGGCGGATACCGGGAAGCTGAAGTGGAAGTCAAGAAACCGGCGCCTGTGAAATACCGTTATGCAGCTCCCCGGGTAGAAATCTATCAGGGAGAAAACCGAACGCTGGTTCGCACCAGTCACTGA
- a CDS encoding type II and III secretion system protein family protein — protein sequence MLRFTKGICFLAALCVVSAGQARDFQMDVGQQVTVQAGKRIQRAAIGEPAVAGVKVLSTTELLVTGKKTGTTSLLIWERGSDQPVRHRIAVNPGGVATSNVQVQTDIKVVEVSKSALKEAGFFFGKQGSGGTFWGIGNASAISSANFNGFRGSFLSSGDSFNLVIGNVADHFLGTVSALDSNGFAYTLAEPSLVTMSGHTATFLAGGEFPYPKSTKDDDVTIEFKEFGVRLNLTPTVMSGDRIMLKVAPEVSELNYSQGVQAAGVVVPGLTVRRTDTTVQLGNGESFVISGLVSRNTVKNANRFPGLGDIPILGAFFRSTRLDENDKELMMVVTPHLVKPFASNAPLPPLPGEMYRQFRPNFFELIFLDAEPKDLPVKMGFAGEG from the coding sequence ATGCTGCGCTTTACAAAAGGAATTTGTTTTTTGGCTGCTTTGTGTGTGGTTTCAGCGGGCCAGGCCCGGGATTTTCAGATGGATGTCGGTCAGCAGGTTACCGTGCAGGCGGGTAAGCGTATTCAGCGGGCGGCCATTGGTGAGCCTGCTGTTGCGGGTGTGAAGGTGCTCAGTACGACCGAGCTGCTGGTCACCGGAAAAAAAACGGGCACCACGTCACTGCTGATCTGGGAACGCGGGTCGGATCAGCCGGTCCGCCATCGGATTGCGGTGAATCCGGGCGGAGTCGCGACCTCGAATGTTCAGGTTCAGACTGACATTAAAGTGGTCGAAGTCAGTAAAAGTGCGCTCAAAGAAGCGGGGTTCTTCTTCGGTAAGCAGGGATCCGGCGGTACGTTTTGGGGCATCGGGAATGCCAGTGCAATCTCCAGCGCCAATTTCAACGGGTTTCGCGGCAGTTTTCTGTCCAGCGGGGATTCGTTCAATCTGGTAATCGGTAATGTTGCGGATCATTTTCTGGGAACCGTGAGTGCGCTGGACAGCAACGGATTCGCTTATACGCTGGCTGAACCCAGTCTGGTGACCATGTCCGGGCACACCGCAACTTTTCTGGCGGGAGGTGAGTTTCCTTATCCGAAAAGCACCAAAGATGATGATGTCACCATTGAGTTTAAGGAATTCGGGGTCAGGCTGAATCTCACGCCAACGGTCATGTCGGGTGACCGCATTATGCTGAAAGTGGCGCCTGAAGTCAGTGAACTGAATTACTCACAAGGTGTGCAGGCCGCCGGTGTGGTGGTGCCGGGTCTGACGGTGAGACGAACGGATACCACGGTGCAGCTGGGGAACGGTGAAAGTTTTGTCATCAGTGGATTAGTCAGCAGAAATACGGTCAAGAATGCCAATCGGTTTCCGGGATTGGGGGATATTCCGATTCTGGGGGCATTCTTCCGTTCAACCCGGCTCGATGAAAATGATAAAGAACTCATGATGGTGGTCACGCCGCATCTGGTGAAGCCTTTCGCCAGTAACGCACCCCTGCCGCCGCTGCCTGGCGAGATGTACCGCCAGTTCCGCCCTAACTTTTTTGAACTGATTTTTCTGGATGCAGAACCCAAAGATCTTCCTGTGAAGATGGGCTTTGCCGGGGAGGGTTAA
- a CDS encoding CpaF family protein, producing MGNDMLWPSREVMIQHEESSLALKAELHRYIIEQLEEDGLMFEMERQEMQPHVHDYVRQYFQLHKELNQRQNMQALVAELLDEIVGFGPLQNLLDDPQIDDILINGPKQIYVERSGQLSRVPLRFMNDQHVLRVIRRMIAPIGRRIDESNPMVDARLPDGSRINAVIPPLSIDGPCLSVRKFKKEGLTADALIQNGAMSLAMHQLLKKCAQSRFNILISGSTGSGKTTLLNILSHYINSGERVVTIEDAAELQLRNGHVVRLETRPPNSEGKGEVTARDLLKNALRMRPDRIILGESRGAEVLDVLQAMNTGHQGSMSTLHANSPRDALVRLEMMVTLAGFTSTESLIKQIIATAIDMIVQVSRLPNGKRVITHIVEVQDVADEKIRIQELYRYHPQTDDFMTVDAMSVHLRKKLGEDR from the coding sequence ATGGGAAATGACATGTTGTGGCCAAGCCGGGAAGTGATGATTCAGCATGAGGAATCATCACTGGCGCTGAAAGCGGAATTACACCGCTACATCATTGAGCAACTGGAAGAAGACGGGCTGATGTTTGAAATGGAGCGGCAGGAAATGCAGCCCCATGTTCATGACTATGTACGCCAGTACTTTCAGCTGCATAAAGAACTCAATCAGCGTCAGAATATGCAGGCGCTGGTGGCAGAGCTTCTGGATGAAATTGTCGGATTTGGCCCGTTGCAGAATTTGCTGGATGACCCGCAAATCGACGATATCCTCATCAACGGTCCGAAACAGATTTATGTTGAACGCAGTGGTCAGTTAAGCCGCGTGCCTCTGCGGTTTATGAATGATCAACATGTGTTACGGGTGATTCGCCGCATGATCGCCCCTATTGGCCGCCGGATCGATGAGTCGAATCCCATGGTCGACGCCCGCTTGCCGGACGGCAGCCGGATCAACGCGGTGATCCCGCCTTTATCCATTGACGGGCCATGTCTGTCGGTCCGGAAATTCAAGAAAGAAGGCCTCACCGCAGACGCTTTGATCCAGAACGGCGCGATGAGCCTTGCCATGCATCAGCTGCTGAAAAAATGTGCCCAGTCCCGTTTTAATATCCTGATCAGTGGTTCAACCGGTTCGGGGAAAACCACCTTACTGAATATTCTCAGCCATTACATCAACAGCGGCGAGCGTGTGGTCACGATTGAAGATGCGGCAGAACTGCAGCTGCGCAACGGACACGTGGTCCGGCTGGAAACCCGCCCGCCAAATTCTGAGGGCAAAGGCGAAGTAACGGCGCGGGACTTGCTCAAAAATGCGCTGAGGATGCGGCCGGACCGGATCATTCTGGGGGAAAGCCGCGGGGCTGAAGTGCTGGATGTGCTTCAGGCCATGAACACCGGCCATCAGGGGTCAATGAGTACTCTGCATGCCAACTCCCCCCGCGACGCTCTGGTGCGGCTGGAAATGATGGTGACCCTGGCTGGTTTTACGTCGACGGAGTCTTTAATCAAACAGATTATTGCAACGGCAATCGACATGATTGTTCAGGTTTCCCGGTTGCCAAACGGGAAGCGGGTCATCACTCACATTGTTGAAGTCCAGGATGTTGCCGATGAAAAAATCCGGATTCAGGAGCTGTATCGATATCACCCGCAGACGGATGATTTCATGACAGTTGATGCCATGTCGGTGCATCTGCGCAAGAAACTGGGAGAAGACAGATGA
- a CDS encoding type II secretion system F family protein — translation MNSLIVIAMLLLLISCGLMIIATRQSNPGVKPVNLVDPREPKARSRDRMLEGWQRLGLSTSPVSLMFYAACILFGPFLLARMTGVSGLGMGLASSVGLILLLGQIKKSNTRRKILQQLPGFIDHINRRVHVGMSLNKAVEHVLQAMNDPLHAVAERAVQRMSLGTELYDSFHKEARITGVKEFALLASVFKVNHQFGGSVTAALTNLVELLHQQERSQRELKSMTGETRITAWIMGLAPTAMAIYMLVTNPQQLLSMWADETGRQALIAGLGAQLFGGLVLWRMIRSL, via the coding sequence ATGAACAGCCTGATCGTGATTGCGATGCTGCTGTTGCTGATCAGCTGTGGGCTCATGATCATTGCTACCCGCCAAAGTAACCCTGGCGTGAAGCCAGTGAATCTGGTTGATCCGCGTGAGCCAAAGGCACGGAGCCGGGATCGTATGCTGGAAGGCTGGCAGCGACTGGGCCTGAGTACGTCTCCGGTCAGCCTGATGTTTTACGCCGCTTGTATTTTATTTGGCCCTTTTTTACTGGCGCGGATGACAGGCGTGAGCGGGCTGGGCATGGGACTGGCCAGCTCGGTGGGTCTGATTCTGTTGCTGGGACAAATCAAAAAAAGTAATACACGGCGGAAGATTCTCCAGCAGCTGCCAGGCTTTATCGACCATATCAACCGGCGGGTTCATGTGGGGATGTCGCTCAATAAAGCGGTTGAACATGTATTGCAGGCCATGAATGACCCGTTACACGCTGTGGCGGAGCGCGCGGTTCAGCGGATGTCTCTGGGAACGGAGCTGTACGATTCTTTTCACAAAGAGGCAAGGATTACCGGCGTGAAAGAGTTCGCGCTGCTCGCTTCTGTGTTCAAGGTCAATCATCAGTTCGGCGGCAGTGTGACCGCAGCACTCACAAATCTTGTCGAGTTACTGCATCAGCAGGAACGTAGTCAGCGGGAGCTGAAATCAATGACGGGGGAAACCCGGATTACGGCCTGGATTATGGGGCTGGCACCCACGGCGATGGCGATTTATATGCTGGTGACGAATCCGCAGCAGCTGTTGTCGATGTGGGCCGATGAAACGGGCCGTCAGGCGTTGATTGCAGGGCTTGGGGCGCAGTTATTCGGCGGCCTGGTACTTTGGCGGATGATCCGGTCACTGTAG
- a CDS encoding type II secretion system F family protein — MTITAYLIIASLLCTVSGAGLIYWSLKLQKARHVEENLAKSLGRPRAGERVIRRGQWLWGKTKRSNASSYFNEILEMMRKAGYITNREQTLCVFRLAAVWCAIQLVFASQLIQAEATLNHKISLMLVSAMGTAYFAIQWLKKKAARRTRIIDEELIIGLQVMKILWDVGLSLESLLRTLTRELSDLTPELNKELRLALSKIEAGQERASVFSQIARVNESAGMQDLLTMLAQVSETGGNMSASLNQLSVLLQDRRRTQLQEKVTKLSGKMSVVMMIFLFPALFVVLAGPGFMALLNSLSS; from the coding sequence ATGACAATCACAGCTTATCTGATTATTGCGAGCCTGTTGTGCACTGTGAGCGGGGCAGGGCTGATTTACTGGTCTCTGAAACTGCAAAAAGCGCGTCATGTGGAAGAGAATCTGGCGAAATCGCTGGGCAGGCCGCGAGCCGGGGAGCGGGTCATCCGGCGCGGGCAGTGGTTGTGGGGAAAAACAAAACGCAGCAATGCCTCTTCTTACTTCAATGAAATTCTGGAGATGATGCGTAAAGCCGGTTACATCACGAACCGTGAGCAAACGCTCTGTGTGTTTCGTCTGGCGGCGGTGTGGTGTGCCATCCAGCTGGTCTTTGCCAGTCAGCTGATTCAGGCGGAAGCAACGCTGAATCATAAAATCAGTCTGATGCTGGTCAGCGCGATGGGGACTGCTTATTTCGCGATTCAGTGGCTGAAGAAAAAGGCAGCCAGACGGACCCGTATCATTGATGAAGAACTCATCATTGGCCTGCAGGTAATGAAAATTCTGTGGGATGTGGGTCTGTCGCTGGAAAGTCTGTTACGCACGTTAACCCGTGAACTGTCCGATCTGACTCCGGAACTGAACAAAGAGCTCAGGCTGGCGTTGAGCAAAATTGAAGCGGGTCAGGAGCGGGCTTCCGTTTTCAGTCAGATCGCCAGAGTGAACGAGTCTGCCGGGATGCAGGATTTACTCACGATGCTGGCTCAGGTCTCTGAAACCGGTGGCAATATGTCTGCATCACTCAATCAGTTGTCGGTGCTGTTGCAAGACAGACGGCGAACTCAGTTACAGGAAAAAGTCACCAAACTGTCGGGCAAGATGTCTGTGGTGATGATGATATTTCTGTTTCCGGCCTTGTTTGTTGTGCTGGCCGGTCCCGGGTTTATGGCGCTGCTCAACTCACTCAGCAGTTAA